In Leisingera sp. NJS204, the DNA window CCATTTCCCCCCGGCCATAGCCGCCGACCGCGATAACCGCGATGCGTTCGCCGCGGGTCGGGTTGGCCAGCGGGTGAAGCAATTCGCCGGCGACATACAGTGCCGTGGTCACCAGGCCGTCGGTCAGGAAAGTGTAAGAGCGGGTCAAGTCCCGCGCAGCAAAGGGGGCCGCGGCGAAGGCTTCGGCGATCGCTGCACGTCCGGCCTTGTTTGCCGCCTTCAGGATCTTCACCGTTTCCGCGCGCAGGGCCGCGGGGGTGTTGTCTTCCGCCAAGGCTATGATCCGGGACCGCACGGCTGCGGCATCAAAGATGTCCGCAGGATCGCAGATCAGCGGACCCTGCGGTTCGGGAAAGCCGTTGGCGGCGGGCTGCGCGGGGCCGGCAGCGGGTTCAGAATCCGGCGCCGGTGAAGCTGCTTGGGGCAGGGTCAATGATCACGACCTTCTGTTCTTGGATGGTGGCAACCGCCAGGCCGCGGTCGTTGGTGCCGTCAGGCAGCAGTCGGAAGATGCCGCCGGCCCCCTGGAAACCGGCCCCTTGTGTCAGGGCCGCGCCGGTCAGAGCATCGGATTTACCAGCAGCCACCAGCGCGCCGATTGCGGCAATCCCGTCATAGGCCAGGCTGCCGATCGAATGCGGCGATCCGCCATAGCTTGCCTGGTAGCGGGCGCTGAACTGCTGCACCTTGCCCTGGTCGGGCATCGCAAACCAGCCGCCCTGCACGCCGGGCAGGGCCAGGGTCTGGGCCGGAATATCCCAGCGGGTCAGGCCAATATACTGCTTCTCTGCCGGGTCCACACCGGCTTCGGGCAGCAGTTGCGCCAGCAGCGGCAGTGCTCCGGCGGTGGTCGAGGTCAGGAATACCGCATCCGCCTGGCGCGATTCATTGCGGATGGCAGGAATGGCGTTGATCACCCCCTGCTGGGACAGCTCATAACCGACACTGCCAGCGATATTGGCACCGGTCTGGCTTGCGGCGCGCTGAATGGCGGTGCGCCCGGCAACCCCGGCAGCATCATTGCCGCCGACAATCAGAATGTTCCGTTTGCCGTTGCGGGATGCAAAACCGGTCAGCCTGCGCGCAGTATTGTCAAAGGTCGGGCCCAGGATAAAGACATTGCCGCCGGCAATCGCAGGGTTGTTCGAGAAGGCCAGCACGTTGACGCCGCGCTGGCGTGCTGCAATGCCCGCCGCATTTGCGGCTTCGGCGTAAACCGGGCCCAGAATGATACGGGCGCCGTCCTTCAGCGCCTGCTGCGCTGCACCCGAGGCTACTTCGGGATTGCCCGCCGTGTCATAGACCCGCAGATCGATCTGCACGCCTTGCAGATCGGCAATCGCCATGCGGGCCGCGTTTTCCAGGCTTTGCGCCAGCACGCTGTCGCCCTGCTGCGCCGATCCGCGCGGCACCAGCAGCGCCACCGGCACCGGCTTGGAAGTGTTGATTGTCGGACCACTGCCGAGGGAAACCGGGTCACAGGCAGTCAGGGCAATGGCGGAAACTGCCGCGGCAGCTGTCAGTGCCGCCTTGCGGGCGCGTTTGAAAACAGCAAACATAATGGACTTGAAACTCCGTTCTCCCGGCGCGTTGCGCCGTGTGGGTTTAAGGGCGGATCATAAACGACCAAAAAGGCGGGTCCAGCGTTGAATCACCAGAATGTCATATTGGCCCCAGGGCTTTACTTTGTTGCCACGCCCATTGGCACGGCCCGCGACATTACCCTGCGTGCGCTGGATGTGCTGGCCTCGGCCGATGTGCTTGCGGCTGAGGATACACGCTCGCTGCGCAAGCTGATGGAGATTCACGGCGTGCCCCTGGGCGGGCGGCGGATCATTGCTTACCACGACCACAGCGGCGCCGCTGCGCGTGCCAAACTGCTGG includes these proteins:
- a CDS encoding penicillin-binding protein activator; translated protein: MFAVFKRARKAALTAAAAVSAIALTACDPVSLGSGPTINTSKPVPVALLVPRGSAQQGDSVLAQSLENAARMAIADLQGVQIDLRVYDTAGNPEVASGAAQQALKDGARIILGPVYAEAANAAGIAARQRGVNVLAFSNNPAIAGGNVFILGPTFDNTARRLTGFASRNGKRNILIVGGNDAAGVAGRTAIQRAASQTGANIAGSVGYELSQQGVINAIPAIRNESRQADAVFLTSTTAGALPLLAQLLPEAGVDPAEKQYIGLTRWDIPAQTLALPGVQGGWFAMPDQGKVQQFSARYQASYGGSPHSIGSLAYDGIAAIGALVAAGKSDALTGAALTQGAGFQGAGGIFRLLPDGTNDRGLAVATIQEQKVVIIDPAPSSFTGAGF